The genomic window GGCCGGTGACGGGCGGAAGGCGCGGCAGCAGGCTCAGCTGCAGTCGCTCGGCGACGCGGTGCTCGTGCTCGTAGAGGCCGGCGCGGCGCACCGCCTGGGCGATCTGCTGGGCGACGGCGGTGAGGTGTTCGGGCGCGGGCCCGTCGTCGGGTCTGTGGTGCACGAGGAGGCCGCCCAGTTCCACGCCGTCCGCCTGGAGCAGGGCGTGGGCCGTGGTCGCGCCGTGGTCCCCCGCCACCCCGACGGAGTTCGCCCGATCAGGCGTGCGGGGGCTCCGCCGGTCGAGGTCGGTCCAGGTGTTTCCGGCCAGGGCGAACAGCGTGTCGTCCGGCTCCAGCGAGGGGATCAGTCGCCGCGAGTGCAGTTGCAGGTCCACTCCTGTCGCGTTGAGCGCCCCGGGCGCGGTCTGGTGGACCGCTTGGGCGACCTGGGCCAGGGTGGCGGCCGAGGCGAGGGCGGCGGTCAGCTGGTACAGGTGCTGAAGTCGGGCACGTCCGCTCTTCTCCGCGGCGAGCAGGCGCTCGCGTTCGGCTTCTGCCGCGCGGCGGTAGGCCACCTCGCGGTTGAGGGCTATCACTTGCTGGCTCAGGGCCACGAACTGGTCGGTATGGTCCAGCCGCGTCATGTGCAACTGCACGGCCGGCTGCGGGCCGTCCCACCAGATGGCGCGGGCGCCGTGGCAGCGAAAGCGCACCAGCTGACCGCCGGGATCCTTGACGGTCAGGGAACCGGGCAGCGGGTCGCCGCTGCGCAGCCAGTGGTTCATGTGCAGGCGCAGGAGATCGGAGTCCTCCGCGGCCAGGCCGAACAGGTCGGCGCCGGCGCGCAGATGGATGACGAAGCGGGTGGCGGCCGGATTCGCGGCAAGGATCTGCCCGTCCGCCGTACACAGGAGGACCGGGTTGGGCAGCAGCTTGGCGATGGCCTGGAACAGGCCCAGACTCATTCGACCACCCGCCCCGCGGCCGCGGCAGGTACCGGGGGCACGTCACCGAAGTACTCCCGCCCCAGGTCCTGTGCCGCGCCCGCCCCGGGAACCAGGTGCACGACGACGCGGCAGCCCGCAGCACCGCGCGCGATCGTCTCCACGAGTTCGACCTGCGCGTAGCCGAGGCTGCGGGCGGCGATGGTGCCGAAGACGTTGGAGGTCATCATGCAGATCGACTCGCGTCCGATCACCTTCTCCGCGAAGGGGCAGCTGCGGGTTCCGAGCACGATCCTCCGGTCGTCCTGCTCGATGATGTAGAAGTCCCCGTGGATGCGTTGCTTCAGGTCCACCAACACGTCTGCCACCTGCTCACGGG from Kitasatospora sp. NBC_01250 includes these protein-coding regions:
- a CDS encoding methanogen output domain 1-containing protein, with translation MTHAADADIPLDRDIFLRTLVRELAASLESVVGLQEASGYISLVGQTVGTHIDDMYTRALAVERLSREQVADVLVDLKQRIHGDFYIIEQDDRRIVLGTRSCPFAEKVIGRESICMMTSNVFGTIAARSLGYAQVELVETIARGAAGCRVVVHLVPGAGAAQDLGREYFGDVPPVPAAAAGRVVE